The proteins below come from a single Mangifera indica cultivar Alphonso chromosome 16, CATAS_Mindica_2.1, whole genome shotgun sequence genomic window:
- the LOC123198797 gene encoding uncharacterized protein LOC123198797, whose translation MASTISSSLVLSLPRARIAQPVSCKAEASKPALQLHPNRRNLLLFSLTAMPALTAREGAGLAEDIPLFGLRKNLRKAGEEAVEIVKVAEKKIEAAEKEILKEAKTAEKEIETTVGFGALAQAGAVAAAEVVGVVVASAVVNGILGPEPQKY comes from the coding sequence ATGGCTTCCACAATCTCGTCGTCTTTGGTTTTATCGCTCCCTCGTGCGCGAATTGCGCAGCCAGTCTCTTGCAAGGCGGAGGCTTCTAAACCTGCGCTACAACTTCACCCCAACCGGAGGAACTTATTACTGTTCTCGCTAACGGCAATGCCTGCTTTAACAGCGAGAGAAGGTGCAGGTTTGGCGGAGGACATTCCGCTGTTCGGTTTGAGGAAGAATCTAAGGAAGGCAGGGGAGGAAGCGGTGGAAATTGTGaaagttgcagagaaaaaaatagaagcGGCAGAAAAGGAGATTTTGAAAGAAGCAAAAACGGCGGAGAAAGAGATAGAAACGACGGTGGGTTTTGGAGCGTTGGCACAGGCGGGAGCTGTAGCTGCAGCAGAGGTTGTTGGAGTGGTGGTTGCTAGCGCTGTGGTTAATGGGATTTTGGGACCTGAACCACAAAAATATTGa
- the LOC123198796 gene encoding thioredoxin-like protein HCF164, chloroplastic — MARVCSNPVAFHRLRPSFNPFRQSPQQIKTCLSSQRKTRRFPTLVACQTTPNPPETKQEEVVVEADSVSDGTSTQATNTSSSMDSGFIQFPNKEINKRIAMASTLGALGFFLFTRLNFGVSLKDLTALALPYEEALSNGKPTVVEFYADWCEVCRELAPEVYKVEQQYKDQVNFVMLNVDNTKWEQELDEFGVEGIPHFVFLDRDGNEEGNVVGRLPRLYLLENVDALARGETSIPHARVVGQFSSAENRRVHQVVAPRSHG; from the exons ATGGCTCGAGTTTGCTCCAACCCAGTTGCTTTTCATAGATTGCGACCATCTTTTAATCCTTTTCGTCAATCTCCCCAGCAAATTAAAACCTGTCTCAGCTCTCAACGCAAGACTCGCAGATTTCCCACTCTGGTGGCTTGCCAAACAACTCCTAATCCTCCTGAAACTAAACAG GAAGAAGTGGTAGTCGAGGCTGATTCAGTGAGTGATGGCACCAGTACTCAGGCTACAAATACAAGCTCGTCAATGGATTCTGGGTTTATTCAATTtccaaacaaagaaataaataagcGTATAGCAATGGCTTCTACTCTTGGTGCACTAGGATTTTTCTTGTTTACAAGACTGAACTTTGGTGTTTCTTTGAAGGACTTGACAGCCCTTGCGTTACCTTATGAAGAg GCCCTCTCAAATGGGAAGCCCACTGTTGTGGAGTTCTATGCAGATTGGTGCGAAGTATGTCGGGAACTAGCTCCTGAAGTTTACAAAGTTGAACAACAATACAA GGACCAAGTGAATTTTGTTATGCTGAATGTTGATAATACAAAATGGGAACAAGAGCTTGATGAGTTTGGTGTTGAGGGCATACCACACTTTGTGTTTCTGGATAGAGATGGGAATGAGGAGGGTAATGTTGTAGGCAGGCTTCCAAGGCTATACCTGCTTGAGAATGTGGATGCTCTTGCCCGTGGAGAAACCTCAATTCCTCATGCACGTGTTGTGGGGCAGTTTTCAAGTGCTGAGAACAGGAGGGTCCATCAGGTTGTTGCTCCCAGAAGCCATGGCTAG